One window from the genome of Fulvivirga lutea encodes:
- a CDS encoding aminotransferase class IV produces MKYIYNSEPVDKIEFLTPNNRSFLFGDGVFETILVLQNEIRFLEQHHTRFTAAMKAIGLNSSKLTRELFTKSISSALEINSSATARVKFMLWRKETPDQVGYRTYTSDFDFLVSIKNNVNPVIIESSNLGLSHKVQLSPSPFSAYKTMNSLPYVLASIERSEREIDDLVLMNVKGNVSECSSSNLFWIKENNLFTSPLDSGCIAGIMRSAILDQYNVFEENTSYDALKGAEAIFSTNVARLQIFKSIDKKALETSHKLIDEIKQLWAP; encoded by the coding sequence TTGAAATACATCTATAACAGTGAGCCAGTAGATAAGATTGAATTCTTAACTCCCAACAACCGATCATTCTTATTTGGCGATGGTGTTTTTGAAACTATTTTGGTTCTTCAGAATGAAATAAGGTTTCTTGAACAACATCACACTCGCTTTACGGCTGCAATGAAAGCCATTGGTTTGAATTCAAGCAAGCTCACACGAGAATTATTTACAAAGAGTATCAGTTCTGCTTTAGAAATTAACTCATCAGCAACAGCCCGAGTAAAATTTATGCTCTGGCGAAAGGAAACCCCTGATCAAGTTGGTTATAGAACTTACACAAGCGATTTTGATTTTTTGGTGAGCATTAAAAACAACGTTAATCCTGTAATAATTGAGTCAAGTAATTTAGGGCTATCACATAAAGTTCAATTATCACCATCCCCATTCTCAGCCTACAAAACAATGAATTCGCTTCCTTATGTTTTGGCAAGTATTGAAAGATCGGAACGTGAAATTGACGATTTAGTATTAATGAATGTAAAAGGCAATGTTTCAGAGTGTAGCTCTAGCAACCTGTTTTGGATAAAAGAAAATAATCTGTTTACATCACCTTTAGATTCGGGATGTATCGCTGGCATCATGAGGTCAGCAATTCTTGATCAATATAATGTTTTTGAAGAGAATACATCTTATGACGCACTAAAAGGCGCAGAGGCGATATTCTCTACCAATGTTGCAAGACTTCAAATTTTCAAAAGTATCGACAAAAAAGCTCTTGAAACCTCCCACAAACTAATTGATGAAATTAAACAGCTATGGGCGCCTTAA
- a CDS encoding TolC family protein: MHRFKLLILLVFTSLCAFGQENNVWTLQECIDYALANNITIQRSRLDLTNAEINYKQAQYNRLPNLNANGSYGFSWGRSIDPTTNLFVENQRIVSSNANVSSSVTLFNGFNINNNIKQNEYSYKATEKTVEDTENNTILNVVSFYTNVLFTKELFENSKKQLESTTQQVEITRKRVDAGALPISNLLDLLAQKATNELNQVNRENDYNNARIQLKQALQLPPEQNIDIALPDAEINVNPVMDLTAIEIYNIALSSQPNVQAAAYNVKSAEYGVKTQQGTLYPTLSLNAGLSTQYSDVADGPRFVPDGGAPRIIEEQIGFVQGSGTPVLAEQEIPSGQLLPDYPFTEQYEDQLRKFISLNLSIPIFNRFAARNSVQRSQITQSRADLTEKETKYQLWQTIEQAYNNVIAAAKSYESSQKQVEAREESFRVIKQRYEVGAANYVDYQVAENDLFQAKSDLLRAKFDFIFRQKILDFYQGKPLEF, encoded by the coding sequence ATGCATCGATTTAAACTACTTATATTATTAGTATTCACTTCTTTATGTGCCTTTGGGCAGGAGAATAACGTTTGGACGCTCCAAGAGTGTATTGATTATGCATTGGCAAACAATATAACTATACAAAGAAGTCGACTTGACTTAACCAATGCTGAGATCAATTATAAGCAGGCACAATACAACCGATTACCAAATCTAAATGCCAATGGATCTTACGGTTTTAGCTGGGGTAGATCTATCGATCCAACCACCAACTTATTCGTTGAAAATCAGCGAATTGTATCTTCTAATGCTAATGTGAGCAGTTCAGTAACTCTTTTTAATGGTTTTAATATTAATAATAACATTAAACAGAATGAGTACAGCTATAAGGCAACAGAAAAGACTGTTGAAGACACAGAGAATAACACAATTTTAAATGTCGTCTCATTTTACACAAATGTGTTGTTTACCAAAGAGCTTTTTGAAAACTCGAAGAAACAATTGGAATCAACAACTCAGCAAGTGGAGATAACGAGAAAAAGGGTAGATGCAGGAGCGTTACCAATATCTAATTTACTTGATTTATTAGCTCAAAAGGCAACCAATGAGCTCAATCAAGTGAACCGGGAAAATGATTATAATAATGCGAGAATACAATTAAAGCAGGCTCTTCAACTTCCTCCGGAACAAAATATTGACATAGCATTACCTGATGCGGAGATAAATGTTAATCCTGTAATGGACTTGACAGCTATAGAGATATATAATATTGCATTAAGCTCTCAGCCAAATGTACAGGCAGCAGCTTATAATGTTAAAAGTGCTGAATATGGTGTTAAGACGCAGCAGGGCACATTATATCCTACTTTGAGCTTGAATGCAGGCTTGAGTACGCAATATTCCGATGTGGCAGATGGCCCCAGGTTTGTGCCGGATGGGGGAGCGCCAAGAATCATAGAAGAACAAATAGGTTTTGTACAGGGTTCAGGTACACCTGTTTTAGCCGAACAGGAGATACCCTCAGGTCAGCTTCTGCCTGATTACCCATTTACTGAACAGTATGAAGATCAATTGAGAAAGTTTATTAGCCTAAACCTGAGCATACCCATCTTTAATCGTTTTGCTGCAAGAAATAGTGTTCAGAGGTCACAAATCACTCAAAGTCGTGCTGATCTTACTGAGAAAGAAACAAAGTATCAGTTATGGCAAACCATTGAACAGGCATATAACAATGTAATTGCTGCAGCTAAGTCGTACGAATCATCTCAAAAGCAAGTGGAAGCAAGAGAGGAATCATTTAGGGTAATTAAGCAGCGGTATGAAGTTGGTGCAGCCAACTATGTAGATTATCAGGTTGCGGAGAACGATTTATTTCAGGCAAAATCTGATTTATTAAGAGCAAAATTTGATTTTATTTTTAGACAAAAAATACTCGATTTCTATCAAGGAAAACCTTTAGAATTTTAA
- the sdaAB gene encoding L-serine ammonia-lyase, iron-sulfur-dependent subunit beta translates to MAEKSSVFDMIGPVMIGPSSSHTAGVVRIARAAIRVLGGRPDEAIITFYNSFARTYEGHGSDKAIIAGLLDFKTDDARIKTSFDLAKKEGLKYTFKSVGNASTMHPNSIKLNLQKGDKKVEIIGQSKGGGVINIAEVDGFDADFSASLHTLIIKAKDTKGSIAHISSILSNDDCNIATMSVSRKGKNDEACLVIEMDSGLKPVTLDYLKSLNWVNQIIYIPDIDL, encoded by the coding sequence ATGGCAGAAAAAAGTAGTGTATTTGATATGATAGGCCCGGTGATGATCGGACCGTCAAGCTCGCATACTGCTGGCGTGGTTAGAATAGCTCGTGCGGCAATCAGAGTGTTGGGTGGTAGGCCAGATGAAGCGATTATTACTTTTTACAATTCATTTGCAAGAACATATGAGGGCCATGGTAGCGATAAAGCAATAATTGCCGGTCTCTTAGACTTTAAGACAGATGATGCCCGAATTAAAACCTCCTTTGATCTGGCCAAAAAAGAGGGTTTGAAATACACTTTTAAATCTGTTGGCAATGCATCCACAATGCACCCGAATTCAATTAAACTGAATTTGCAGAAAGGGGATAAGAAAGTGGAAATTATAGGCCAAAGTAAAGGTGGCGGTGTAATTAACATCGCTGAGGTAGATGGTTTTGATGCTGATTTCTCAGCTAGCTTGCATACACTAATTATTAAGGCAAAGGATACAAAAGGCTCAATAGCGCATATATCCAGCATTCTATCTAATGATGATTGCAACATAGCTACAATGAGCGTTTCCAGAAAAGGTAAGAATGATGAGGCGTGTCTTGTCATTGAAATGGACTCCGGCCTTAAACCTGTAACATTAGATTATCTCAAAAGTCTTAATTGGGTCAACCAAATAATTTACATTCCAGACATCGATTTATAA
- a CDS encoding thymidylate synthase, translating into MKQYLDLMRDILDNGVQKGDRTGTGTKSVFGRQLRFDLSEGFPLVTTKKLHIRSIVYELLWFLNGDTNIKYLKDNGVSIWDEWADENGDLGPVYGHQWRSWPTPQNGTVDQITNVLNSIKNNPNSRRHIVSAWNPAEVDNMALPPCHALFQFYVADGKLSCQLYQRSADYFLGVPFNIASYALMVHMFAQQCDLEPGEFVWTGGDVHLYSNHIEQAELQLTREPYPLPKLNIKRKPESLFDYQYEDFEIVNYQAHPTIKAPIAV; encoded by the coding sequence ATGAAGCAGTACCTTGATTTGATGCGTGATATTTTGGACAATGGAGTTCAAAAAGGAGATAGAACAGGAACAGGAACCAAAAGTGTTTTTGGTCGTCAATTGAGGTTTGATTTAAGTGAAGGCTTCCCATTAGTTACTACTAAAAAATTACACATTCGTTCCATAGTTTATGAATTACTGTGGTTTTTAAATGGTGATACAAACATCAAATATTTAAAAGATAATGGTGTTTCTATTTGGGATGAGTGGGCCGATGAAAATGGAGATTTAGGTCCTGTATATGGTCACCAATGGCGTAGCTGGCCAACACCTCAGAATGGCACGGTTGATCAGATTACGAATGTTTTAAACTCAATTAAGAATAACCCTAACTCGAGAAGGCATATAGTTTCTGCGTGGAATCCTGCAGAAGTTGATAATATGGCTTTGCCTCCTTGCCATGCACTATTCCAATTTTATGTGGCAGATGGTAAACTTTCTTGTCAGCTTTATCAGCGTAGTGCCGATTATTTTTTAGGCGTACCATTTAATATTGCTTCTTATGCATTAATGGTTCACATGTTTGCTCAGCAGTGCGATTTGGAGCCGGGAGAATTTGTATGGACCGGAGGTGATGTTCACTTATACTCTAACCATATTGAGCAGGCTGAACTACAATTGACCAGAGAGCCTTATCCATTACCGAAGTTAAATATTAAAAGAAAGCCTGAGTCTTTATTTGACTACCAATATGAGGATTTCGAGATCGTTAACTATCAGGCTCATCCTACCATTAAGGCGCCCATAGCTGTTTAA